GCCTCTAAGCAGTGGGGTTGTGAAGGAGCAACGATGAGTATTACTATTTCCATTTAACATAACTGTTCAAAGAAAGAAGTTTGTTTGGGCCTATATCTCTGACATATATTGCACACATTGCAAGGTAAtgatattttctgcctttttggaAAGCAATGTACTGGTTATTCTCTATGCTGTTCTAATAAAATCAAGTGGAAGGGTTCAGTTTTGCTTGCTCTAAAGGTCTTTGGTTAATTCAACACTTCTAATATAAATGTCTGTTGTCCTTCAGAAATAGATTGATTTGTCCAAAACTTCTACAGAAAACATGGGTTTGGAGTATGTGTAGTCACCCTAAAGAATGTCCTTTTGTCTTAATTTCTGAAATGCCTGAAAGTTCACCTGTGGaaattccatgatttttttttgccagttttaaTTTGGGAAAGTATTTCATCCTTAGACTGATTTTCTTACATACTAGTTGCAACATTACAGTTGCAAGCTTGTTTCTCggttggttatttttttaatatccgCAGGAACTATTTTGTGTCTTTACAGGCAGTTGTGTTGTTTTTATTGATTCTCTTAATTGGTGAAGATTAAACTTTCCCCCCATctgaaacattttgtaaaatgaaCTAGTTAACTGAATTAGTTTAGGAAATTTTACAGtgtgtatttgttttgaaaatttcagcaAATAAGTGTTGGAATACTGAAGGCGCTGACTGACTCtaacaaacaaaatgaagaagaacttaaaaagaaaattaaaggtaAAATACATGCTACTGATGTTGTGATAATTTAAAATCTTCTGTTTCACTGAAGTACACAAAGTAACACTAATAGTATCAACTAAAAGATACATGTTTAATTTTACAACTTTATGCCATCTCTTGAATATGTATGTACCTAGAATATAAGGCTCAATAGTGTTAATCTGTTTATTTAAATGTCTTGCTGAACTTGGTGGCGTTTCCTTCTTAACAGTGTAAGAGAAAGTTGATTTTATAGACATTATACATTAAAATATGTTTGGGTAGTATTTAATCATTCAAATATTATGTAAGGAATTAAAATATTAGCACATAAATGTTATGATTTATTCAGTCTTAATAGTCCATTATTACTTAACAgtggtataaaaaaaaacaaacagtgaacagaataatttttaaatttttcaacaTAACTTAGGTTAGAAGATAAAGAGCAAGTTTAAATTCAGACTATGTGCCACACTGAAAATATATCTTGAGgaaattggttttgtttgtagGGCACCTATATAGACAAAAATTGGTGCTTGTTTTTTAGGTTCAGACAGTTGTTTTGAGTTAAGTCCTGAGAGAAACAGGACCTCTTACCAGGATGCAGTACTTCTGAGAAAATACGTTTGAGTTGAGAAAGTGGTTTGACTGTTGGTTCAGTCAAACTGTCTTCTGCAAATGTGCTTTTGCCCCCATTCCTTTGATACACAAGAGGATCTTAATTTAAGAATCTTGCTGTACTTCCTGAGGAAACTAGAACAGGCTGTATGTTCCATCATACATCTTGCATActgtattctctttttttgtatttggTATGCCATAACTAAATTGGTTGCTAGTATGTCATATGTAATATTATTAACTTTACTATATACCTTGTCAATTCtcagaatatgaaaagaaaaagggaatacaAAGTTTTGTAGATCGGATCTTTGGTGGAGAATTAACCAGTACGATTATGTGTGAGGAATGCAGAACTGTAAGTAAACTGCCTGCTTTGAATAGCCTAGAGTATAATTTTATGTAATCTGCAGGAGAACCCCGAAGTAACTATATGTAGGAATAAGTGAAATTGGAGAGATTTGCTTCAGATAACACACTTCTGAATGGtttggctgaaatctttcttccCTTATGTTATAAAGCTTATCTTTCAGTCCCTTTCAAAAGACTTCCAAAAAAGAGATCAGCAACAGCAAGCTGCCTCTGCCAGAGGAATTCACTCTCAGATTCGCGGTAAACACCTTCCAGTGGTACAAATTGTAGAGTGGATGAGTTGTTCTGCTACCAGCAGTATGCTGCCAGGGGCCCTTTCCTTTTTCATCAGATGATTAGGCCTCTCCCTTTCCCACGCTGGAATGACCATGGGATTGCTCGGAAAATAGTTAAGCAAGAAGGCACTACTGGGATAATGCATCCTGAGAATGAATTAATTCAGGGTGTTGGTGAGTGGGCTAGACAGATTGCAGATATCAATCTCGTAGGCCCAAAGTTGGGTTCTCACATTCTAGGCCACTAGCAAACTGAAATGTGTAAAAGCATTTCTTGCCTATTTCTGTGGTAACATGACTGCTAGATTTTGGTCATGGATAGCTGTTTCTGAAGGTAGATTAGCTGTGTTTTACGTTTGTATGCACAAGTGAAAGCATGCATTGAATGCAAACAAGGCTACATACAAATAAGCATATTGACCGCAAGCCAGCCActtccaaataaaattaaattggactcttaaatattcatttaaaggTATCTTTGGTCCATGAGTATTTCCTTGATTTGTCGCTTCCCGTACTAGATGATCAGGTAAGAAATTGCACGTGCTTGCTCTTTGGCTTagtttttcatttgcttatatGAAAACACCTTTATTATATAATCATTGGGGAATTAATTTATGCATCTTTCTAACTGTCTCTTTTGAAAGTTAAAATTATAAATTTGCCCAGAAAGATAGAGAATAAGATTTTCATGAGAGTCGTTCCTGTAAGTTGCGGCTCATTTAATTGTCTCTGGAAAATCACTGATAGTCTGTTGGTGATCTTGCTGCTTTGTCAGTTAATGTTTCTAACGTAGAGATTGGCTCAGGGAATAATCTAGTATGTTCCAATGTTGTCTCACTATTGTAGAAGACTGAGTTGCAAAGAACAACGTTTTCCAAGTCATCTTCATTGTTGTAAAACTGAACTAAATTGCATGACAGCGATGGGTGCCTAGTGGTtgcttgaatgcttttttttttttttacttttttcgtGCATTTTTCTGCACTGAGTGCAAGAATACTTCTCATAATATTCAGGTTATTGAATAAAGTTAAGAAACATTGGTAGCATAGTATGTGAATACTTATTTGATCAATATTGATTTATTTGATTGATCTCTAGACACTCAAAATACTTGACTTGCTTTGTGTTTCATGTTGATAATCTGTGTATGTAACATTTCAGATTTGTTATGTAGCACTGCTCACACAGAAGCTAATGagtaaatactgaaatgaaaccaCCTCAGCCAAAGGGATCATGTGTCTTCTGCAGCAAACAAATTTCATTTTAGCAAAGGCAAACAAATTCTGTGGCAGGCAGGTCAACTGTAAATGTCTCCACTTGTGTGAAATGTTACTCTTCAATGCATTTAATGAGATTTACATCTGTTAGAGCCAAAGGTAATGTTGCCCCTTTACAGAATTTGGCCTTTGATAGCCTTACTTTTTCATACTGTTTCCTTCTGCAAGTCATTGTTTCACATGGACTCCTATCTGGAGTGAGATGCCTCTTTTGTAAACATTAGGGTGGCATAAATGAGTGAGTTGTATGTTATAGTTGCTAAAATGTTATATCTTGAGCTGAGAACTCGGATAACATCTCGTCCCTACAGTTTTCTTTGGAATACTGTTTTGTTATTCAGGACAGTAACATCTCTACGTTTGTggttgttttgtggctttttggtttttgtagaaagtaaaaattacaaatgagagaaacataaaaaaaaaaaaagaaaaggaatctgAAGATGAAGAGgataaaaacaatgactgttaTCTTAAGCAGAGAGATGAGCCCCCTGGTACAAGTAAGCACcttcagaaaaaagcaaagaaacaggcCAAAAAACAAGCCAAGGTTGGTTTTGATAAGTATTTCACTTTTATTAATGAAGTGCTTGCAACTTCTGGTAAAACAGATTCTTTTTGCTTCCTCGGTTTAGATGGAGGAGAAGGAGACAGCTTAGAATTTCTCCTCACTCAAATACACAACTGAAAAGACCAATTGTATCTGTGTCTTTGCTATTAAGAAGTTACATGTTCTGTTAAGAGTTGCTGTGCTAGGAATAAGCTAATATCCAGAGGAATGTGGAATTTATGTTGCCTGCCTGAAGTAGCATTAATTTGTATCAGGCAGCTGTTCTCCAGCCATTGATTGCAAGAATATTCACGAAACTTCAGAATACAGACATAAGAAGGGATCGAGAAGATACAAAGGGAATCATTAGTTGTATTTTGAAGATACTGTGTAACAAGGAGCAGTGGGAACTATATCTGAGTGAGGATAAACTCAGTACTGGTTGAATTGATCATCTCTGATCATTAAATCATAGATTATTCCCGCCCACTCCCCCGCCCTTTGCAGCTATAGCATGCTACAAAAATTTTGATAAAGAAATGGCAAGAAATGCTAAATATAATTTaaacttgctctgtttttttttattcttatataTTATGTATTCTAATTCGCAGAGCCAGCGCCGCCAGCAAAAACTTCAAGGAAAGGTGCTTCACTTGACAGATATCTGTGCAACTGAACAGTCAGAAAAAGATGTCGAGTATAACCAAGAATCAGAGGCAGAAATTAACTCTGAAACTCCTGATATGAAGCAAGAAGAGGAATCATCAAATGATTGCAAAGATCACTGCTTAACTCAAAAAGACTTGAGTGTACAGGGAAATAGTGCAGAAGTTCAGAGCATGCATGAAAATACAGGAAAGCCAGAACAAGAGCGTGTAGGAAAGTCTCTCGTGGATCTCCCTATGGAAGGCTTAGATTCTCCTATAAAGTTTGCCAATGGCCTTGACGACCTGTCTTTGAAAGATGAGGATGTTGAAAATGAAGATGAGGAAGAGCTTGCTACCGACTTTTCAAAATTACACGTGGGTGCCAGTGCTGAATCTGATACGAGTATCTTAGATGACCTTCAAACTGTTCCCATCAAGACGTGTGAAGTATCGACTGAAGATCCAGAAACAGCATTTTGTACTCTTGCAAACAGGGAAGATCTGAACCCGGAAGAAGGTTCAATCCATCACTGTTTGTATCAATTTACCCGTAATGAAAAACTTACTGAGACCAATAAACTACTCTGTGATGTATGTACACAAAGACATTATGGACCAAAGAAGAACATAAAAAGTATgacaaattatcttttaaaagaaaactttaaatatgTCCCTATCTGCTGCTTGGGTGGGTAAGGGGGGGGATGTCCCTAAAGTGGTAATTGTGTAACTTTAACTTGGATCAGTTGAGCCAGTATTCAGTGGGTAGGTTGTGAGAACCTCTTTCACACAGATTAATACAAGTAAGTTCTTAATTGAGCAGAATAGTAGGCTCACAAGCTTGGGTATGGAATACTGCAGGGCTGAAGCAGAAGAGTGAGCAAAGAggtgtgggtttgggtttggggggagggaaagggcaTTTCAATCTAAAAATTCATTATGTGGATGAATGTAGGGAGTAGCTATTTAGCAGGtgacttttctgttctttcttcaaATGTGAAAATTCTGCTGTGACAGTCATAGGGAAATCGCGTTGGTGTTTGCTCAAAAAGCTGATAAAAGCCGCATGCAATTCCTGATTATGAGAGTTGTAGAGAACGAGCAAGAATTCATCCTACTTGTGCTGACATTGCTCAGACATGCTGTGACTGGTTACTTTTGTGATATGGGATCAGCAAGATGGCAGCTGTTGTATGGTTCATCATGTTAAAAGGAGAATGTTCAGTTTCTCAGTTGTTGTAGTAGATGACATTTTAACAGTCTAAATAGTGAAAATAGATAAATTCTTGTTGTAACATTTTTTTAGATGTTAATCATTGGcggtttttcttttctgcaggtgAAAAGAAGTATGTTTATACTAATGCCAAAAAGCAGATGCTAATCTCTCTTGCTCCTCCAGTTTTAACTCTTCACTTAAAGAGGTTTCAACAGGTAAGTAGCAGGCTGATATTGcaaaaatgtgtatgtatatagtATCAGTTtaatatgtatgtatgcatgcacataGTACTAGCTTAACTTAAAACTAATATTAGCATATCTTCGTTTCCTataaggtttgatttttttttccaaggtttAGAAGGCATTGGTGTGCAGCATTGGTTTTTGTGGTCTTTGAAGAGTTGGGGTCTCTTTTCCTGAAAGAATATTCCATTAGTTACCTGGAAAACACCGTTTTGTGAGCTTATTTGCAATATATTCCCTCACTATTGTTATTGCTTACTGTATTAAGCAGTATCTTAGCATTGTTTCCTGCTACTACAGTTCATGGTCTCTTACATTTCGGTACAGATAGAATAGGATCCATTACTAAATGAATGTAACAAATAGGTCAGTAGAATTGGAAAAGAGAGGATTCCGAGCCttactggggtggggggggagggacgAATGGAAAGCAATGCCACTGAAGTCTTATTTACAGACACTGAAGTAAAATGGCTTACTTTTTTTCCAAGTTGtaggaaaatttttaatttaggGCTTTAGTTTTTCAATAAAGAGGAAAGGAATGGGGATGGGAGACAGTGTTGCCTCTTCTGAGTTTAAAGCTGTTCGGTATTTTAgtcaaaatacttgaaaaataaggGAGGTGACTCTAAGTAGATGAAAAGCAATTccacagagaaaatggaaatgtgtATCCTATTCCAAGAGACTGTAACATGATTAAGGAAGTAACTTTTGTTatcttctccttttgtttttccagtttgaTACTGGAAAATTAGGTGGGAGTAGAAGTTACATCAGTTTTGACAATATAAAATTAGATCCTCAGGCATACTACAGTATCCGAGAAGTAAGAGATGTCCTCATAGTTACATGAGTACATTAGAGCTGATTCTTTTTCCACTTTTGCTACTGTTAAGTTACCATAAGAGTGAGTTGAAGAGTCATCTTAACTTGTGCTCCAGCGCAGCATGTCGGGGGCAAGGAGGTAATGCTGGAAAACCTTGggcattggaggaaaaaaaaaaacccacaatgttgCTTTTTCCCTATTTTGTGAAATGTAAAACTGATTTTCTATTGTTGAAACTTTAACCTGAAACATTTAGTAACTAAGCATGGTTTTAATAAGCTACACTTTAACATTATGGGGTTTTCCTCTACTTTGTCTGTTTAAGGCTGGATTTAATCTACGGAAGGTTAACAGACATATCAAGTTTCCAGAAGTGATAGACTTGGCTCCTTTCTGTACAGTTAAATGTAAAGTAAGTGGGAAAACAATAAGATTCTCCTTTCCCATGTTCTAATGTGCTTTCAGAATTAAGCTGCTTAGCAGAATCTTTGTAGAATGCTTGTCAAGCTTCAGTTATTTTGTGTGATAATACAGGATAACTTGAAAGTGCAACTTGTACTTGAGACGGTGTACTTGCACTGATCATAGCTGTAGAGCTTGCATGAATCTGTAATGATCAGCTTCCCTTTCATGAGCAAACAAATCAAAGCAAAGTGGAGTTTACACTCTGGCCTTGTTTAAAACCCAGTACCTGACTGACACACCTAAACTTTTGCTTTTATAGAACGTGGCTGAAGGGAATACAAAAGTGCTGTACTCTCTCTATGGAGTTGTTGAACACAGTGGAACAATGAGGTCTGGGCACTACACTGCTTATGCTAAAATGAGAAGTATGAACAACCGTCTCCCTGATCTTGTCCTTCGAGGACAGTCTCCTCAAGGTAAATacttagaaatattttacaaattatcTCTTACTGCAGAACAGTAACAGGATTGATTGCTTCAATTCTTGGTAATAACTTCTACTCCTAAA
This genomic interval from Calonectris borealis chromosome 1, bCalBor7.hap1.2, whole genome shotgun sequence contains the following:
- the USP16 gene encoding ubiquitin carboxyl-terminal hydrolase 16 isoform X1; the encoded protein is MGKKRIKGKTAPSDESPDTLEPVCKHIRKGLEQGHLKKALLNVEWHVCQDCKADNKTQEKSEEETDESPSIWLCLKCGHRGCGRNSQEQHALKHYATPRSDPHCLVLSLDNWSVWCYICDNEVPYNTSTRLGQTVDYVRKQVCTDSSRTVEKQPENKEFENKKVEKDSKNEQEKEVSLKEENSHSSTNLEVTVKGLSNLGNTCFFNAVMQNLSQTPVLRELLKEAKMPGTTVKIESPELSMEPQLIKLDQPGPLTLAMYQFLTEMQETKKGVVTPKELFAQVCKKAIRFKGYQQQDSHELLRYLLDGMRAEEIQQISVGILKALTDSNKQNEEELKKKIKEYEKKKGIQSFVDRIFGGELTSTIMCEECRTVSLVHEYFLDLSLPVLDDQKVKITNERNIKKKKEKESEDEEDKNNDCYLKQRDEPPGTSKHLQKKAKKQAKKQAKSQRRQQKLQGKVLHLTDICATEQSEKDVEYNQESEAEINSETPDMKQEEESSNDCKDHCLTQKDLSVQGNSAEVQSMHENTGKPEQERVGKSLVDLPMEGLDSPIKFANGLDDLSLKDEDVENEDEEELATDFSKLHVGASAESDTSILDDLQTVPIKTCEVSTEDPETAFCTLANREDLNPEEGSIHHCLYQFTRNEKLTETNKLLCDVCTQRHYGPKKNIKSEKKYVYTNAKKQMLISLAPPVLTLHLKRFQQAGFNLRKVNRHIKFPEVIDLAPFCTVKCKNVAEGNTKVLYSLYGVVEHSGTMRSGHYTAYAKMRSMNNRLPDLVLRGQSPQASETEPVKGQWFHISDTHVQAVSASKVLSSQAYLLFYERLL
- the USP16 gene encoding ubiquitin carboxyl-terminal hydrolase 16 isoform X5; amino-acid sequence: MGCGRNSQEQHALKHYATPRSDPHCLVLSLDNWSVWCYICDNEVPYNTSTRLGQTVDYVRKQVCTDSSRTVEKQPENKEFENKKVEKDSKNEQEKEVSLKEENSHSSTNLEVTVKGLSNLGNTCFFNAVMQNLSQTPVLRELLKEAKMPGTTVKIESPELSMEPQLIKLDQPGPLTLAMYQFLTEMQETKKGVVTPKELFAQVCKKAIRFKGYQQQDSHELLRYLLDGMRAEEIQQISVGILKALTDSNKQNEEELKKKIKEYEKKKGIQSFVDRIFGGELTSTIMCEECRTVSLVHEYFLDLSLPVLDDQKVKITNERNIKKKKEKESEDEEDKNNDCYLKQRDEPPGTSKHLQKKAKKQAKKQAKSQRRQQKLQGKVLHLTDICATEQSEKDVEYNQESEAEINSETPDMKQEEESSNDCKDHCLTQKDLSVQGNSAEVQSMHENTGKPEQERVGKSLVDLPMEGLDSPIKFANGLDDLSLKDEDVENEDEEELATDFSKLHVGASAESDTSILDDLQTVPIKTCEVSTEDPETAFCTLANREDLNPEEGSIHHCLYQFTRNEKLTETNKLLCDVCTQRHYGPKKNIKSEKKYVYTNAKKQMLISLAPPVLTLHLKRFQQAGFNLRKVNRHIKFPEVIDLAPFCTVKCKNVAEGNTKVLYSLYGVVEHSGTMRSGHYTAYAKMRSMNNRLPDLVLRGQSPQASETEPVKGQWFHISDTHVQAVSASKVLSSQAYLLFYERLL
- the USP16 gene encoding ubiquitin carboxyl-terminal hydrolase 16 isoform X3, whose product is MGKKRIKGKTAPSDESPDTLEPVCKHIRKGLEQGHLKKALLNVEWHVCQDCKADNKTQEKSEEETDESPSIWLCLKCGHRGCGRNSQEQHALKHYATPRSDPHCLVLSLDNWSVWCYICDNEVPYNTSTRLGQTVDYVRKQVCTDSSRTVEKQPENKEFENKKVEKDSKNEQEKEVSLKEENSHSSTNLEVTVKGLSNLGNTCFFNAVMQNLSQTPVLRELLKEAKMPGTTVKIESPELSMEPQLIKLDQPGPLTLAMYQFLTEMQETKKGVVTPKELFAQVCKKAIRFKGYQQQDSHELLRYLLDGMRAEEIQQISVGILKALTDSNKQNEEELKKKIKEYEKKKGIQSFVDRIFGGELTSTIMCEECRTVSLVHEYFLDLSLPVLDDQKVKITNERNIKKKKEKESEDEEDKNNDCYLKQRDEPPGTSKHLQKKAKKQAKKQAKSQRRQQKLQGKVLHLTDICATEQSEKDVEYNQESEAEINSETPDMKQEEESSNDCKDHCLTQKDLSVQGNSAEVQSMHENTGKPEQERVGKSLVDLPMEGLDSPIKFANGLDDLSLKDEDVENEDEEELATDFSKLHVGASAESDTSILDDLQTVPIKTCEVSTEDPETAFCTLANREDLNPEEGSIHHCLYQFTRNEKLTETNKLLCDVCTQRHYGPKKNIKSEKKYVYTNAKKQMLISLAPPVLTLHLKRFQQNVAEGNTKVLYSLYGVVEHSGTMRSGHYTAYAKMRSMNNRLPDLVLRGQSPQASETEPVKGQWFHISDTHVQAVSASKVLSSQAYLLFYERLL
- the USP16 gene encoding ubiquitin carboxyl-terminal hydrolase 16 isoform X4, with amino-acid sequence MGKKRIKGKTAPSDESPDTLEPVCKHIRKGLEQGHLKKALLNVEWHVCQDCKADNKTQEKSEEETDESPSIWLCLKCGHRGCGRNSQEQHALKHYATPRSDPHCLVLSLDNWSVWCYICDNEVPYNTSTRLGQTVDYVRKQVCTDSSRTVEKQPENKEFENKKVEKDSKNEQEKEVSLKEENSHSSTNLEVTVKGLSNLGNTCFFNAVMQNLSQTPVLRELLKEAKMPGTTVKIESPELSMEPQLIKLDQPGPLTLAMYQFLTEMQETKKGVVTPKELFAQVCKKAIRFKGYQQQDSHELLRYLLDGMRAEEIQQISVGILKALTDSNKQNEEELKKKIKEYEKKKGIQSFVDRIFGGELTSTIMCEECRTVSLVHEYFLDLSLPVLDDQSQRRQQKLQGKVLHLTDICATEQSEKDVEYNQESEAEINSETPDMKQEEESSNDCKDHCLTQKDLSVQGNSAEVQSMHENTGKPEQERVGKSLVDLPMEGLDSPIKFANGLDDLSLKDEDVENEDEEELATDFSKLHVGASAESDTSILDDLQTVPIKTCEVSTEDPETAFCTLANREDLNPEEGSIHHCLYQFTRNEKLTETNKLLCDVCTQRHYGPKKNIKSEKKYVYTNAKKQMLISLAPPVLTLHLKRFQQAGFNLRKVNRHIKFPEVIDLAPFCTVKCKNVAEGNTKVLYSLYGVVEHSGTMRSGHYTAYAKMRSMNNRLPDLVLRGQSPQASETEPVKGQWFHISDTHVQAVSASKVLSSQAYLLFYERLL
- the USP16 gene encoding ubiquitin carboxyl-terminal hydrolase 16 isoform X2, translating into MGKKRIKGKTAPSDESPDTLEPVCKHIRKGLEQGHLKKALLNVEWHVCQDCKADNKTQEKSEEETDESPSIWLCLKCGHRGCGRNSQEQHALKHYATPRSDPHCLVLSLDNWSVWCYICDNEVPYNTSTRLGQTVDYVRKQVCTDSSRTEKQPENKEFENKKVEKDSKNEQEKEVSLKEENSHSSTNLEVTVKGLSNLGNTCFFNAVMQNLSQTPVLRELLKEAKMPGTTVKIESPELSMEPQLIKLDQPGPLTLAMYQFLTEMQETKKGVVTPKELFAQVCKKAIRFKGYQQQDSHELLRYLLDGMRAEEIQQISVGILKALTDSNKQNEEELKKKIKEYEKKKGIQSFVDRIFGGELTSTIMCEECRTVSLVHEYFLDLSLPVLDDQKVKITNERNIKKKKEKESEDEEDKNNDCYLKQRDEPPGTSKHLQKKAKKQAKKQAKSQRRQQKLQGKVLHLTDICATEQSEKDVEYNQESEAEINSETPDMKQEEESSNDCKDHCLTQKDLSVQGNSAEVQSMHENTGKPEQERVGKSLVDLPMEGLDSPIKFANGLDDLSLKDEDVENEDEEELATDFSKLHVGASAESDTSILDDLQTVPIKTCEVSTEDPETAFCTLANREDLNPEEGSIHHCLYQFTRNEKLTETNKLLCDVCTQRHYGPKKNIKSEKKYVYTNAKKQMLISLAPPVLTLHLKRFQQAGFNLRKVNRHIKFPEVIDLAPFCTVKCKNVAEGNTKVLYSLYGVVEHSGTMRSGHYTAYAKMRSMNNRLPDLVLRGQSPQASETEPVKGQWFHISDTHVQAVSASKVLSSQAYLLFYERLL